A single window of Nicotiana sylvestris chromosome 3, ASM39365v2, whole genome shotgun sequence DNA harbors:
- the LOC104230569 gene encoding 22.0 kDa class IV heat shock protein, which yields MRLNKNIPFFIFSVGCILQMASVSEGSSILPLFLDQMANTPSSLLSETFLDPFRMLEQIPLGLETRDETLSVAKVDWKETPEGHVVTVDVPGLKKEEIKIEMEENRVLRVSGERKKEEENKDDHIHWHCVERSYGKFLRQFRLPENADIDTLKAKLENGVLTISFAKLSPDKIKGPKVVAIETKEEGKNSSASVKEEL from the coding sequence ATGAGGCTCAACAAAAACATTCCATTTTTTATCTTTTCAGTTGGCTGCATATTGCAAATGGCATCAGTGTCAGAAGGATCATCAATTCTACCATTATTCTTGGACCAAATGGCCAATACTCCCAGTAGTCTACTAAGTGAAACATTTCTTGATCCATTCAGAATGTTAGAACAAATACCCTTAGGACTAGAAACCAGAGACGAGACTCTCTCCGTTGCAAAAGTAGACTGGAAAGAAACGCCAGAGGGACACGTGGTAACAGTAGACGTTCCAGGTTTAAAGAAAGAAGAGATAAAGATAGAGATGGAGGAAAATAGGGTGTTGAGAGTGAGTGGAgagaggaaaaaagaagaagaaaacaaagatgATCATATTCATTGGCATTGTGTTGAAAGGAGCTATGGAAAATTCTTGAGGCAGTTTCGTCTGCCTGAAAATGCTGATATTGATACTCTTAAAGCTAAGCTTGAAAATGGTGTGTTAACTATTTCTTTTGCTAAGTTGTCTCCTGACAAAATTAAGGGTCCTAAAGTTGTCGCCATTGAGaccaaagaagaaggaaaaaactCTTCTGCTTCCGTTAAAGAGGAGCTGTAA
- the LOC104225002 gene encoding uncharacterized protein yields MVRSIFKSFLNLPKPITTISILLPHSSWRPHSISFPTTNPTSRIYLPVGNKIQQFGSLFNPPLQIQEYGSSKYSTNISSGTVDTGVGGGKEYLLMSDEELMRQCEMDTFKASGPGGQHRNKRESAVRLKHNPTGIVAQAVEDRSQHMNRASALTRLRVLLALKVRNSIDLDTYTPPQELLQILPAKSTIRGSDCGPQIGPKNPKFALGMQALLDLIFAVEGSVADAAKKLGLSTGALSRLLLSDDNLRMAVNEFRISKGMKPLK; encoded by the exons ATGGTTCGTTCCATCTTCAAATCGTTTCTGAATCTTCCAAAACCCATCACTACCATCTCTATATTATTACCTCATTCTTCTTGGCGTCCCCATTCAATCTCCTTTCCTACCACAAACCCAACATCAAGAATCTATCTACCAGTTGGCAACAAAATTCAACAATTTGGGTCATTATTTAATCCACCCCTTCAAATTCAAGAATATGGGTCGTCTAAATACAGCACCAACATTAGCAGTGGAACTGTTGATACGGGTGTCGGGGGTGGGAAAGAATACTTGTTGATGTCAGATGAGGAGTTAATGAGGCaatgcgaaatggacactttTAAGGCTTCAGGTCCAGGTGGACAACACCGCAACAAGCGTGAATCTGCTGTTCGTTTGAAGCATAACCCTACTGGGATTGTTGCTCAG GCTGTGGAGGATAGATCCCAACACATGAATCGTGCCTCTGCTTTAACTCGTTTACGAGTGTTACTGGCTCTTAAAG TTAGGAACAGCATAGATCTTGATACATATACACCTCCTCAAGAGCTGCTTCAAATTCTTCCCGCTAAATCAACAATCAGGGGTTCAGATTGTGGCCCGCAGATTGGACCAAAGAATCCTAAGTTTGCTTTG GGAATGCAAGCTTTACTAGATCTAATTTTTGCTGTTGAAGGCTCGGTAGCAGATGCTGCTAAGAAGTTGGG GTTGAGCACTGGGGCTTTATCAAGATTGTTATTATCTGATGATAATCTCAGAATGGCGGTGAATGAGTTCAGAATATCCAAG GGTATGAAGCCTCTGAAATAG